In Oscillospiraceae bacterium, a genomic segment contains:
- a CDS encoding AzlD domain-containing protein has protein sequence MNIGKILFYIFVMSGVTYLIRMLPLTLIRRKIENRFVISFMYYMPFAVLSAMVIPDIFYCTDMVLSALIGLAVAVTLALFEKKLLTVAVYACAAVFVTELAFKLLAAH, from the coding sequence ATGAACATCGGAAAGATACTTTTCTATATCTTTGTCATGTCGGGTGTGACCTATCTGATCCGCATGCTGCCGCTGACGTTAATCCGACGCAAAATCGAAAACCGTTTTGTAATTTCGTTTATGTATTATATGCCCTTCGCCGTGCTCTCGGCGATGGTCATTCCGGATATCTTTTACTGCACAGACATGGTGCTTTCAGCTTTGATCGGGCTTGCCGTCGCGGTCACGTTGGCGCTGTTTGAAAAGAAATTGCTGACCGTTGCGGTATATGCCTGTGCGGCGGTATTTGTAACGGAGTTAGCTTTCAAGCTGCTCGCGGCGCATTAA
- a CDS encoding aminotransferase class I/II-fold pyridoxal phosphate-dependent enzyme → MDYKSLLSPTVQSLKPSGIRKFFDLAEAMDDVISLGVGEPDFQTPWHIRQVGIDSLQQGKTKYTANKGMTELRVEISKYLNRRFNLEYDADSEIVVTVGGSEAIDITLRAFVNLGDEVLLPEPCFVCYEPLSRMCGAKVVPLPCGMENNFKLSAETLKAAITPKSKVLILPFPNNPTGAIMTEDELLKISKVLKNTNIIVLSDEIYGELTYGHHHVSFASLPGMRERTVIVNGFSKAYAMTGWRLGYTAAPKEVAVQLAKLHQFAIMCAPTTAQHAAIEALRHGDSDIEEMRGQYDMRRRLVVGTLRSMGFPCFEPEGAFYVFPKIDAFGLTGEEFCEQLLKQQHVAIVPGEAFGESGRGFARISCSYSINHLATALGRIEAFIKTL, encoded by the coding sequence ATCGATTATAAATCGTTGCTCAGCCCGACGGTACAATCGCTGAAACCTTCGGGTATCCGAAAGTTTTTTGACCTTGCCGAGGCCATGGACGACGTAATCTCACTGGGCGTCGGTGAACCCGACTTTCAGACTCCGTGGCATATTCGGCAGGTCGGAATCGATTCTTTACAGCAGGGCAAGACCAAATACACCGCCAACAAAGGTATGACCGAGTTGCGCGTTGAGATTTCCAAGTATTTAAACCGCCGTTTTAACCTTGAATACGATGCCGATTCTGAAATCGTCGTGACGGTCGGCGGCTCCGAAGCCATCGACATCACCCTGCGCGCTTTTGTCAATCTGGGTGACGAAGTGTTACTGCCCGAGCCGTGTTTTGTTTGTTATGAGCCGCTTTCCAGAATGTGCGGCGCAAAAGTGGTTCCGTTGCCCTGCGGAATGGAAAACAATTTCAAACTCTCCGCCGAGACCCTCAAAGCGGCGATCACACCCAAATCAAAAGTATTGATTCTGCCCTTCCCCAACAACCCCACGGGTGCGATTATGACCGAAGACGAGCTTTTAAAAATCTCCAAGGTACTTAAAAATACCAATATCATCGTACTCTCGGATGAGATTTACGGTGAACTGACTTATGGACATCATCATGTCAGCTTTGCCTCGCTGCCCGGGATGCGGGAGCGTACGGTCATTGTCAACGGCTTTTCTAAGGCCTACGCGATGACCGGCTGGCGGCTCGGATATACCGCAGCTCCGAAAGAAGTCGCCGTTCAGCTTGCAAAACTGCACCAGTTCGCCATCATGTGCGCACCGACGACCGCCCAGCACGCGGCCATCGAGGCTCTGCGCCACGGCGACTCCGACATTGAGGAAATGCGCGGTCAATACGATATGCGCCGCCGCCTCGTGGTCGGCACGCTGCGTTCGATGGGATTTCCCTGCTTTGAACCGGAAGGTGCGTTTTATGTCTTCCCTAAAATCGATGCATTCGGCCTAACCGGAGAAGAGTTCTGCGAACAGCTGTTAAAGCAGCAGCATGTCGCAATCGTCCCCGGTGAAGCATTCGGCGAAAGCGGCAGAGGCTTTGCGCGTATCTCGTGTTCTTATTCGATCAATCATCTCGCCACGGCGCTCGGGCGCATCGAGGCGTTTATCAAGACATTGTAA
- a CDS encoding Lrp/AsnC family transcriptional regulator, with amino-acid sequence MANGMNILSLLEQNARLSVAQLALLTGETEEAVAKKIDEYTAKGVICGYRAVINWEKAGRESIQAFIRIKVTPQPEQGFEAVARQIMTMPEVDSVYLVSGSYDMSLTMSAKNLREVAHFVSARLSPLGSVTSTDTTFVLERYKEGGVCFLENGGSDEKREVIL; translated from the coding sequence ATGGCAAACGGAATGAACATCCTTTCCCTGCTCGAACAAAACGCGCGTCTTTCGGTGGCGCAATTGGCGCTGCTGACCGGCGAAACCGAAGAAGCCGTCGCGAAAAAGATTGACGAATACACCGCCAAGGGCGTGATCTGCGGTTATCGAGCGGTGATCAATTGGGAAAAGGCCGGAAGAGAATCCATTCAGGCGTTCATCCGCATCAAAGTCACTCCGCAGCCCGAACAGGGTTTTGAAGCGGTCGCCCGCCAAATTATGACCATGCCCGAAGTGGACAGCGTCTATCTGGTCTCCGGCAGCTATGATATGTCGCTGACCATGTCGGCGAAAAATTTGCGCGAGGTGGCGCATTTTGTCTCGGCGCGTCTCTCTCCGCTCGGTTCCGTGACCTCGACCGACACCACGTTTGTACTGGAACGTTATAAAGAGGGTGGCGTATGTTTCCTCGAAAACGGCGGTTCGGATGAGAAACGAGAGGTCATTCTGTGA
- a CDS encoding AzlC family ABC transporter permease has protein sequence MTEFHGKDYIRGFKDGLPIGLGYISVSFSFGMMAVNMGIPWWIAVLISMTTVTSAGQFAGIGLIVNGAPIIELVLSQIVINLRYSLMSASLSQKLDKSMTALRRLIVSFFVTDEVYGVASEKMGELGNVYLYGLGTAPVIGWTLGTLLGALAGGIMPDMLRSALSIALYAMFIAIILPPAKKHRPAFAVIAMSVGLSCLFRFMPFLKDLSSGFVIIVCAVVASVFGALCFPVKDEEGK, from the coding sequence ATGACTGAATTTCACGGTAAAGATTACATACGCGGATTCAAAGACGGATTGCCCATTGGGCTGGGATATATTTCGGTCTCTTTTTCGTTCGGCATGATGGCTGTGAACATGGGCATCCCGTGGTGGATTGCGGTATTAATCTCGATGACGACGGTCACATCGGCGGGGCAGTTTGCCGGAATCGGGCTGATCGTGAACGGTGCGCCGATCATTGAACTGGTGTTGTCGCAAATCGTCATCAACTTGCGCTATTCGCTGATGTCAGCTTCACTTTCGCAAAAACTTGATAAGAGCATGACCGCGCTGCGGCGGTTGATCGTCTCGTTTTTTGTCACCGATGAGGTCTACGGGGTCGCCAGCGAAAAAATGGGCGAACTCGGAAATGTCTATTTATACGGCCTCGGCACCGCGCCGGTCATCGGCTGGACACTCGGAACCCTGCTCGGTGCGCTGGCGGGTGGAATCATGCCCGACATGCTGCGTTCGGCGCTTTCGATTGCACTTTATGCGATGTTCATCGCCATCATTCTTCCCCCTGCGAAAAAACATCGGCCGGCATTCGCTGTGATTGCGATGTCGGTCGGACTGAGCTGTTTGTTCCGGTTTATGCCGTTTTTAAAAGATTTATCATCAGGTTTTGTAATCATTGTCTGCGCGGTCGTCGCGTCGGTTTTCGGGGCACTCTGCTTTCCTGTCAAGGATGAGGAGGGCAAATAA
- a CDS encoding AI-2E family transporter, translating to MKKFFSYFKTPKVIDGLIVTFCGIVFYLLLSNIKSVGTFFGGVLNVFSPFIWGATFAYILNPAVKFFENKVFGKMKRRKTANTLSVIITYIAALAILVLFIVLLVPQLADSVMMLFNNLESYFNTLRTTLINFEARFSFIDFNVDEFMGSFSGLMKTAVTWVSDNIGQIADTSFKVGSSVFNFFLSLILSIYILLDKQRVRRIIKRVSGAFIRRESWPGFHNTAHRMDKILTDFLVGNIIDSLIVGVANFLFMIILGLPYPVLLSVIVMVTNFIPNFGPIIGAVPCLLIIVLVNPLGALWFLIWTIVMQALDGNLLKPLLFGDYTGLRPIWVLVSIVLCGRLFGIAGLILGIPIFALLAEPAEHFIARKLAGRGLDDNGDIISEETPPKAESAVPEKPSSEKPQQ from the coding sequence ATGAAAAAATTTTTTTCCTATTTTAAAACTCCAAAAGTCATCGACGGATTGATAGTCACTTTCTGCGGAATTGTGTTTTATCTGCTGCTGAGCAATATCAAGAGCGTCGGAACTTTTTTCGGCGGCGTTTTGAATGTGTTTTCGCCGTTTATTTGGGGTGCGACTTTTGCTTATATCCTCAATCCGGCGGTCAAATTCTTTGAAAATAAGGTTTTCGGAAAGATGAAGCGCCGTAAAACAGCAAACACACTCAGTGTGATCATCACATATATCGCCGCTCTTGCGATTTTAGTTTTGTTCATTGTGCTTTTGGTTCCTCAGCTTGCGGATTCGGTAATGATGTTATTTAATAACCTCGAGAGTTATTTCAACACCCTGCGAACTACATTGATCAATTTTGAGGCGCGGTTCAGCTTCATCGATTTCAACGTCGACGAGTTTATGGGCAGTTTCAGCGGGTTGATGAAAACAGCGGTCACCTGGGTCAGCGACAACATCGGTCAGATCGCGGACACCTCTTTTAAAGTCGGAAGCAGCGTATTCAATTTTTTCTTGTCGTTGATCTTGTCGATCTATATTCTGCTAGACAAACAACGCGTGCGCCGCATTATCAAACGCGTCTCCGGAGCGTTCATCAGGCGGGAGTCCTGGCCGGGCTTTCATAATACCGCACACCGTATGGACAAGATTCTAACCGACTTCTTAGTCGGGAACATCATCGATTCGCTGATTGTCGGCGTTGCGAACTTTTTATTTATGATCATCCTCGGACTGCCCTACCCGGTTCTGCTATCGGTGATTGTTATGGTGACAAACTTTATCCCGAACTTCGGTCCGATCATCGGCGCGGTACCCTGCCTTTTGATTATCGTTTTGGTTAACCCGCTCGGCGCATTATGGTTTCTGATCTGGACGATTGTGATGCAGGCGCTCGACGGAAATCTGTTAAAACCGTTATTGTTCGGCGATTACACCGGCTTGCGCCCGATCTGGGTGTTGGTCTCGATTGTGCTGTGCGGGCGGTTATTCGGGATTGCGGGTCTGATTCTGGGCATTCCGATTTTCGCCCTTCTCGCTGAGCCGGCGGAACATTTTATCGCACGCAAGCTCGCCGGAAGAGGACTTGACGACAACGGCGACATCATATCCGAAGAAACACCACCGAAAGCGGAATCCGCAGTTCCGGAGAAACCCTCATCCGAGAAGCCACAGCAATAA
- a CDS encoding AMP-binding protein, with protein sequence MKTSLYNEKKFSDFREIINHSADKFANKPAFIIKSSDDRYSKINYAELKNRFYTLSQKLIDLKLKGKRIAVIGKNSFEWVLSYLCAAVVGVVVPLDKELCAEDVRDFMVSAECCAICGDGDYLKNLKPLIADDIRCFDFTEVMRMSEPVIPFNLQTAEVDSIPITKDEMRVLIFTSGTTGNAKGVCLSQYNICSNIHSTVSAVKINPTDTTMSILPLHHTYECTLNCLLLLSRGSCITYCDGLRQIPKNFTEYHPSVLVVVPALLKALNKQIRKSVAAGSPDKYKPLFETQTLSQALSGVPVLIRKLICAKVRKSLGGKIRLFIVGAADLDTSLVEDFAALGIRTLQGYGLTECAPLLAGNTDFYLNTASTGRSMPGVMLKIDQPNEDGIGEILAKGDNIMLGYYRDEKATEKVFRDGWFCTGDLGCIDDEGALYIKGRRKNVIVTANGKNIYPEELETRIAQLPEISEVIVLADMQNGDICVKAKIFPNLDFIKETLGRLPKAEEIQAAVQKVIRDVNAKIPSYKHIKVVEILTAALEKTTTQKIKRFGQNLAASITPPSVNAANANQQ encoded by the coding sequence ATGAAAACAAGTTTATACAATGAAAAGAAATTTTCTGACTTCAGAGAAATCATCAATCACAGCGCTGATAAATTCGCAAATAAACCGGCATTTATCATTAAAAGCAGCGACGACCGCTATTCAAAAATCAACTATGCGGAATTAAAAAACAGATTTTATACATTGAGCCAAAAGCTGATTGATTTGAAATTGAAAGGCAAACGCATTGCTGTCATCGGAAAAAACAGCTTTGAGTGGGTGCTTTCGTATCTGTGCGCGGCTGTCGTCGGCGTTGTCGTGCCGTTAGATAAAGAGCTCTGCGCCGAAGACGTCCGCGATTTTATGGTTTCTGCCGAGTGCTGTGCCATCTGCGGAGATGGCGATTATCTGAAAAATTTAAAGCCGCTGATTGCGGACGATATTCGCTGTTTCGATTTCACCGAGGTCATGCGTATGTCGGAGCCGGTCATACCGTTTAATTTACAGACTGCCGAAGTAGATTCGATTCCGATTACTAAAGATGAAATGCGAGTTTTAATCTTCACCTCCGGAACGACCGGAAACGCAAAAGGCGTATGTTTGTCGCAATACAACATCTGCTCGAACATTCACTCCACAGTCAGCGCCGTAAAAATCAACCCGACCGACACCACGATGTCGATTCTGCCGCTTCACCATACATACGAATGCACACTGAACTGCCTTCTGCTTTTGTCACGGGGTTCCTGCATCACCTATTGCGACGGATTGAGACAGATCCCGAAAAACTTTACGGAATACCACCCGTCGGTCTTGGTGGTCGTTCCTGCTTTGCTAAAAGCATTGAACAAGCAAATCCGAAAATCCGTAGCAGCCGGAAGCCCCGATAAATACAAGCCGCTCTTTGAGACGCAGACATTATCGCAGGCGCTCTCCGGTGTTCCTGTTTTGATCCGCAAGCTCATATGCGCCAAGGTGCGCAAATCGCTCGGCGGAAAAATTCGCTTGTTTATTGTGGGCGCGGCCGATCTTGACACCTCGCTTGTCGAAGATTTTGCAGCACTCGGCATACGCACCCTGCAGGGCTACGGATTGACCGAATGTGCTCCCCTGCTTGCGGGCAATACCGATTTCTATCTGAACACTGCTTCCACAGGCAGATCGATGCCGGGTGTTATGCTCAAGATTGACCAGCCGAACGAGGATGGGATCGGGGAAATTCTCGCCAAAGGCGACAATATTATGCTCGGTTATTACCGAGATGAAAAAGCGACCGAAAAGGTTTTCCGCGACGGGTGGTTTTGCACCGGCGATTTGGGCTGTATTGACGACGAAGGTGCTCTTTATATCAAAGGACGCAGGAAAAATGTGATTGTGACCGCAAACGGGAAAAACATTTACCCGGAGGAACTTGAAACGCGCATTGCACAGCTGCCGGAAATCAGCGAAGTCATTGTGCTTGCGGATATGCAAAACGGTGATATCTGCGTCAAGGCAAAAATCTTCCCGAATCTCGACTTTATCAAAGAAACACTCGGACGGCTGCCGAAAGCGGAAGAGATTCAAGCGGCGGTTCAAAAAGTGATCCGCGACGTCAATGCAAAGATTCCCTCATATAAACACATCAAAGTCGTGGAAATTTTGACTGCCGCGCTTGAAAAAACGACCACACAAAAGATTAAGCGGTTCGGGCAGAATCTCGCCGCGAGCATCACGCCCCCGAGTGTCAACGCCGCGAACGCCAATCAGCAATAA
- a CDS encoding PHP domain-containing protein, whose protein sequence is MPLQDYHTHTNFSFDSECLLETLIESRRTAGIEYMAVTDHADFNTDDSELSRLEKFTERFSELQKKLEIQKRSVEEINIAFGVEIGQPIFCPEMASALISRFPFDVVLASQHEFPHKEDFYFVDFSDGKNLPLVDGYFNLLCDVIAWGDFDILAHMTYPFRRMYRQGVNVDDTRWSDAIRDVLKLVIKEKKALEINLSSTTGGHEPMPTKTILAAYKDLGGEMITIGTDDHRAAYADNARVGAELAKSLGFESFVVYHKREPRKVRFD, encoded by the coding sequence ATGCCCCTGCAGGATTACCACACGCACACGAATTTTTCTTTTGACTCCGAATGCCTGCTCGAAACTCTGATTGAAAGCCGCAGAACTGCCGGAATCGAGTATATGGCAGTAACCGACCACGCCGATTTCAACACTGACGACTCCGAACTCAGCCGGCTCGAAAAGTTCACGGAGCGGTTTTCTGAACTTCAAAAAAAACTGGAGATCCAAAAACGCAGTGTAGAAGAAATTAACATTGCTTTCGGAGTTGAGATCGGACAACCCATCTTTTGCCCCGAAATGGCATCCGCTTTGATCTCCCGCTTTCCATTCGACGTGGTTTTGGCAAGTCAGCACGAGTTTCCCCATAAAGAGGATTTTTATTTTGTGGACTTTTCCGACGGCAAAAATCTGCCGTTGGTGGACGGATATTTTAACTTACTTTGCGATGTGATTGCCTGGGGTGATTTCGACATTTTGGCGCACATGACCTACCCGTTTCGGCGGATGTACCGGCAGGGCGTCAATGTGGACGATACCCGGTGGTCCGATGCGATCAGAGACGTTCTAAAACTGGTAATCAAGGAAAAAAAGGCGCTTGAAATCAACCTCTCCTCGACGACCGGAGGTCATGAGCCGATGCCGACCAAGACGATCTTGGCCGCCTACAAAGACCTTGGCGGTGAGATGATCACCATCGGAACTGACGATCACAGAGCCGCATACGCCGATAATGCCCGCGTCGGGGCCGAACTGGCAAAATCCCTCGGATTTGAGTCCTTCGTCGTATATCATAAACGCGAACCGCGCAAAGTGCGGTTCGACTGA
- the argH gene encoding argininosuccinate lyase yields the protein MKLWGARFESDENNIAEGFNASISFDKRFWKVDIEGSIAHAKMLSARAIIPSNICDKIVEGLYGIKSDLASGVLEIDPKAEDTHMFVEQVLTERIGDAGKYLHTARSRNDQVALDLRLWQREAIDEITDLLKTLVTAIADKAEENSNTVMPGYTHLQPAQPVTFAHHVLAYAQAFLRDIDRLTDCRKRTCVSPIGSCALAGTTYFTDRFYEAELLGLPAVCENSMDGVSDRDFALEFCFCLSVIMTHLSRFCEEIILWSGVAYGFLTLDDAWCTGSSIMPQKKNPDIAELCRGKTGRVYGDLTALLTVMKGLPMAYNKDMQEDKEAIFDAADTAIACLTAFTPMFSTAKVNADNMRKAAADGFINATDCADYLVGKGLPFRDAYHVTGELVKHCVKTGKRLEDLSLDEYKTFSSAFDKDVFEAIKLDTCVSKRRSYGGPAPEAVAVQIKNLRDKLNGVTRPSC from the coding sequence ATGAAACTCTGGGGCGCAAGATTTGAAAGCGACGAAAACAACATCGCCGAGGGCTTTAACGCTTCTATCAGCTTTGACAAACGTTTTTGGAAAGTCGATATCGAGGGCAGCATCGCCCACGCGAAAATGCTTTCGGCGCGCGCCATCATTCCGTCGAATATCTGCGATAAAATCGTCGAAGGGCTGTACGGAATCAAAAGCGATCTTGCAAGCGGAGTTCTCGAAATCGATCCCAAGGCCGAGGATACCCATATGTTCGTCGAGCAGGTGCTGACCGAGCGCATCGGCGACGCGGGAAAATATCTGCACACCGCGAGAAGCCGCAACGATCAGGTTGCGCTCGATTTGCGGCTTTGGCAGCGGGAAGCAATCGACGAGATCACCGACCTTTTAAAAACACTGGTCACGGCGATTGCCGACAAGGCTGAGGAAAACAGTAATACCGTCATGCCGGGATATACCCATCTGCAGCCCGCGCAGCCGGTGACTTTTGCGCACCATGTTCTCGCTTATGCACAGGCGTTTTTGCGCGACATTGATCGGTTGACTGACTGCCGCAAGCGCACCTGCGTCTCTCCGATCGGGAGCTGCGCGCTGGCCGGGACGACTTATTTTACCGACCGCTTTTACGAGGCCGAACTGCTCGGACTTCCGGCGGTCTGCGAAAACTCGATGGACGGGGTCTCCGATCGCGATTTCGCGCTGGAGTTTTGTTTCTGCCTCTCGGTAATCATGACTCACTTGTCGCGTTTTTGCGAGGAGATTATCCTTTGGTCGGGCGTTGCTTACGGCTTTTTGACGCTCGACGACGCCTGGTGTACCGGCTCGTCGATTATGCCGCAAAAGAAAAACCCCGACATCGCGGAACTCTGCCGCGGCAAGACCGGACGGGTTTACGGCGATCTGACCGCGCTGCTCACTGTGATGAAAGGGCTGCCGATGGCCTACAACAAGGACATGCAGGAGGACAAAGAGGCGATTTTCGACGCCGCCGATACGGCTATCGCCTGCCTAACCGCGTTCACGCCGATGTTTTCAACAGCCAAAGTCAACGCCGATAACATGCGCAAAGCGGCTGCCGACGGTTTTATCAATGCCACCGACTGCGCGGATTATCTGGTCGGAAAGGGCCTGCCCTTCCGCGACGCCTACCATGTCACGGGCGAACTGGTCAAGCACTGCGTCAAAACCGGCAAGCGGCTGGAAGACCTTTCACTAGACGAATACAAGACCTTTTCATCGGCATTCGATAAAGACGTTTTCGAGGCGATCAAACTCGACACCTGCGTGAGCAAGCGCAGAAGTTACGGCGGCCCCGCCCCTGAAGCCGTCGCCGTGCAGATAAAAAATCTGCGCGACAAGCTGAACGGAGTGACCCGGCCGTCCTGTTAA